A segment of the Bacillus licheniformis DSM 13 = ATCC 14580 genome:
AAGTACACGCAATTTGTATCGCGTAATCCTTACGTACTGGACGGTATAAACCCGGAATACGTTGCGCTATTTATGCTGCCAGGTTGCGCAGATAATCCGATTGTAAACGATCCAATGTTTCGGTGGGTTATCGATAATGCATACGAAGTTACTTGCGTTGAGGAGGGCGATGGTGTATGAGGGTACGCGTTTATAAGATTGAGCATTTAATGGCCGATAATATTTTCGCTGATGGCTCTTTATTAACGTCGTTTTCTATCGGAATGCGGGCCGAAGCTACCGTCGAATTTGAGTCTGGAAATCGTTTAGAAGCCGTGTTCGAGTTTCCGGAGGCTGATACTCTTTCATTCGTTGAGGCCGAGCGATTGATTCGGAAGGAGTTGAGCGCGGAGTGAGTCGTCTGTCGTTAAACAAAACTCAATACGATACGTTTCGAATATGGCTACGTGACAGTGGCTATGCTCCGGAACATTTACGACAGGCGGACAACGCAGAGATGCGGCGAGTCATACGGCAGATGGATTATTGGTACGATGGCTTTCGGATAGGGAGCGAACGGCGCCGTATTATTGCCGGTTTGTATGCGATGCGTAATCGCGACTTTTAATTAAACGGGAGGTATGTTAAGTGAACGGATTATTTTACTGCTACTCAACAACGCTGATGCACTTCTTAAAGGCGAATGGCCGCCGCTATAAATTTACGAAGCTGCATCCGCGAACTAATAACCGGATGTGGGTATTCGAAAGAGACGCCGACTTTGGCGCTTTGCTTGACGAATACGACGCCCGAAAGGCGAATGCGAAGGCGCAGTGAGTAGCGCGATTAGTTAACGAAAGGAAGTCGATAGTCAATGCGAGGCCAATTCGAGCATTTGGCGCGGGAGGCGCTACAACGGAAAGCTTACGCGATGCAGAAAGAAAGTGAACTAACCGGCAACGCACCGATACCACACGACTTATGGCGGCGGTTGGTTCCTATCGCGAGAGAATACGAGAAAGGTAACGGAGCCATGGCGCAATTGTATACGTACCTTCTGGCGCACGTGAACGGGCAGGCCGAGAACGAACGGTATATGAGCGCGTTCCCTTCGGTGGATAAGATCGCCGAGGATACGGGAATAGGGCGCAACAGGATAGCGCGGTTGGCTAACGTGTTGGAGGCGGTAGGACTACTGAAGACAGCGTATGACTATGCGTCGAATAAGCGCGAGAAGTTGTATTATCCGCAATATTATAGCGGGCTAAGTGATGCAGAGATAAGGCGGAGGCTGGACGTTATATACGGTCAATCACCGTAGAGTGACTTACGTTAATCACTGTAGAGTGATTTACCTAAATCACCGTAGAGTGACGGTAATAATAACAAACGCAATAATAACGAACTAATAATAACAAACAAATAATAGCGCCTCTATTCGCTAACGCTCATACGATACGCAGATATTAGTAATCTATTAAATACCTTATCGCGATAAAGAACTTATATAAAAGATAAAGACAAAGTGCAACGATATTGGTGGGGAGCGCCAGATTGGTTAGTCACTCTACAGTGATTGACGCTTTAGTATATGAAAGGGGTGGGAGTGTATGGAGTATAGATTAAACCTGGCTAAGTTTAGTATCTTAGAAACACTCGAGAAGGCGGCAGTTGACCGTGAGTTGGTTTACGTTAGAGCCGGACAAAGGTGTTTAGGAAAGACCACCGCGCTTATTGAGTTTGCTCGTAAGCATGACTGCGAAATCATGGTTCACCGCAACATGTTGGGCTACTACAAAACAGAGCATCCAGATGTTAAGGTTAGATCTCATCTAAGCG
Coding sequences within it:
- a CDS encoding helix-turn-helix domain-containing protein codes for the protein MAQLYTYLLAHVNGQAENERYMSAFPSVDKIAEDTGIGRNRIARLANVLEAVGLLKTAYDYASNKREKLYYPQYYSGLSDAEIRRRLDVIYGQSP